GCGCCAGTCCCGCCTCGTCCACGCCCGTGCCCCGGCCCACCACCTCCTCCGCCTCCCGCCCGAGCAGCAGCGCCGCCACCGCGGCCGCCACGGTGGTGTTGCCAATGCCCATCTCTCCCAGCACCACCAGGCGCACCTCGTCCGGGAGCGTGTCCACCTCCGCCGCTCCCGCCGCCAGCGCGCGCTCGAAGGTGGCCTCGCTCATCGCATCCTCCACCCGCAGGTCCCCTCCCGGCTCGTCCGCCACCGGGTCGCGCCGGAAGGAGACGCCCTCGACGGGACGGGGCGACAGCGGCCGCATCACCCCCACGTCCACCACGCGCAGCGGCACACCCAGATGCCGGCACAGGACACTGGAGGCCGCGCCACCCCGAAGGAAGTTCTCCACCATCGCCCCGGTGACGGCCGACGGATAGGGTGAGACGCCGTGACGGGTGACGGCGTGATCCGACGCGAAGAGCAGGGCCGCCGCGGGCCGGCTCCGAGGCAGGGTCGTGCCCTGCAACCCGGCCAGCTTCACCGCCACCTCCTCCAGTGCCCCCAGGCTGCCCGGGGGCTTGGTGAGGCGCGACTGTCTTTCCCGTGCGCGCTCGGCCGCCGCGAGGTCCGGCGCCGGAATGTTCCAACGTCCCCGCGCCGACTCCACCGCCCGCGCGCTCGTCTCGTTGTCCCGAGCGCTCACAGCCCCACCATCTGGTCGAGGTGCGTGAGATCCAGTGCACTCGCGAAGTGATCGGCGAGCACCTCGTACGGGTCGGCCGGTGCGAGACCCGCCGTCGTCACGCCGAGCTCCGACAGCAGCGCCCGCCGCACCGGAACGTTCTCGAAGAGGCCGTGCACGAGGGTGCCCGCCACCTTTCCTCCCCGTGCCACGCAGCCCTCGGGCACCTGGTTCGCCTGCTCGCCAGGCCGCACCCGCAGGCCAAAGGGTTGTGCGCCCGGCGCCACCGTCACCTGCCCACAATGGATTTCATAGCCCCGCACCTCGGCACCTCCCGCGGCGCGCATCCCGGGCAGCCCCTCCCCGAGCCGCAGGGACACCGGCGCGGTGGACTTCTCCTTCTCGAAGCGCGTCACCACCGGCAGCAGGCCCAGCCCCGCCACATCCGGCTCCGGTGACTCCACGCCCAGCGGATCCAAAATGCGCTCGCCCATCATCTGGTAGCCACCGCAGATGCCCAGCACCGGTTGCCCCTCGTGCACCCGCCGCATCAGCGCTCCCGCCAACCCCGTGCGCCGCAGCCAGCCCAGATCGTTCGCCGTGCACTTGGTGCCCGGGATGATGACGAGCCGCGCTCCCTCCAGCTCCTCGGGCCGCTCGCACCAGCGCACCTCGACTCCCGGCTCGCGCGCCAGTGGCTCGAACTCATCGAAGTTGGACAGGCGCGGCAGTCTCAGGATGCACACGAGCGCCTCTCCCCGCGCCTCCGGCTCACCCTTGCGCAGGTCCAGCGAGTCCTCACTGGCGATGCCCGTGTCTCCCAGGTGGGGAATGACGCCGGCCACGCGGATGCCGCACCGCTTCTCCAAGAAGCGCACCCCGCCCTCGAAGAGGGTTGGATCTCCGCGGAACTTGTTCACCACCAGGGCTCGCACCCGCGCCCGCTCCGAGGGCTCGAGCAGCTCCAGCGTCCCCACCAGCGCCGCCAGCGCCCCTCCCCGCTCGATGTCCGTCACCAGGGCCACCGGGGCGTCGGCTCGCTCGGCCACCCACATGTTCACGAGGTCGCGATCCTTGAGGTTCACCTCCGCCGGGCTGCCCGC
Above is a window of Cystobacter fuscus DNA encoding:
- the cobT gene encoding nicotinate-nucleotide--dimethylbenzimidazole phosphoribosyltransferase; the encoded protein is MSARDNETSARAVESARGRWNIPAPDLAAAERARERQSRLTKPPGSLGALEEVAVKLAGLQGTTLPRSRPAAALLFASDHAVTRHGVSPYPSAVTGAMVENFLRGGAASSVLCRHLGVPLRVVDVGVMRPLSPRPVEGVSFRRDPVADEPGGDLRVEDAMSEATFERALAAGAAEVDTLPDEVRLVVLGEMGIGNTTVAAAVAALLLGREAEEVVGRGTGVDEAGLARKVEVVRDAVRRLRGASPEHAVRSAGGRDIAALVGAAARAIERRKAVLVDGFIVSVAMLALERMVPGAREWMLFAHRSAEAGHRHVLEALGARPLLELGMRLGEGSGALTALPLVDAACALHAGMATFEEAGVPDKGRG
- a CDS encoding cobyric acid synthase — encoded protein: MKARTLMIQGTASSVGKSLLVTALCRIYARRGFKVAPFKSQNMALNSAVTPDGAEIGRAQYAQAEAARAVPCAEMNPILLKPETTSGSQVVVMGRVLGSMHFRDYHRHKPELREVVGQALDSLRERHELVIIEGAGSPAEVNLKDRDLVNMWVAERADAPVALVTDIERGGALAALVGTLELLEPSERARVRALVVNKFRGDPTLFEGGVRFLEKRCGIRVAGVIPHLGDTGIASEDSLDLRKGEPEARGEALVCILRLPRLSNFDEFEPLAREPGVEVRWCERPEELEGARLVIIPGTKCTANDLGWLRRTGLAGALMRRVHEGQPVLGICGGYQMMGERILDPLGVESPEPDVAGLGLLPVVTRFEKEKSTAPVSLRLGEGLPGMRAAGGAEVRGYEIHCGQVTVAPGAQPFGLRVRPGEQANQVPEGCVARGGKVAGTLVHGLFENVPVRRALLSELGVTTAGLAPADPYEVLADHFASALDLTHLDQMVGL